In the Victivallis sp. Marseille-Q1083 genome, one interval contains:
- a CDS encoding FAD-dependent oxidoreductase codes for MSNAIEFILDGKTVSAAPGQTILQVAAANNIAIPSLCYNEKVSKNTSCFVCVVKDLKSGRFLPSCSACPSPGQQIDASSPEVKDMRRTCLELLLSEHSGDCEAPCTIACPAHASVEEYVRAGRKGDFLECLRIVKQRIPLPMSIGRVCPRFCEKDCRKNIFGSPVAINDFKRLAADLYYDDYMEELAPETGRKVALVGGGPAGLAAAYFLRLAGVAVTIFDQMPEMGGMLRYGIPEYRLPKKAVLDRELAHFAKLGVKFENNRKLGDNLSMAELEAEFDAVGVTVGCWQASSMRCEGEELALQGIDFLRTIALKGWSGANPGRVIVVGGGNTAMDCVRTSVRLGSPEVRCFYRRTENEMPAEKIEIQEAREEGVKFEFLVAPVKIHRSGHHLVLTCQRMELGEPDASGRRRPVAVAGSEFEVEADTIIAAIGQSTLAPADVIIDKRGNIAVDEKSMQVSGRIFATGDCVSGAATVVEAVAGGRRLANGIISLLTGAELPVERAINVSRGYWRSMSKDEVLLLRRDVADSARVKQPLIALNERKQTFLEVAGTIGKEQMMAEGERCIECSCTAKGDCKLKKFSEEYCASPVAIKGEKLPLNYDNRHPVIIQDRGKCIKCGICVKVCKEVINQTLLSPKKRGFFTAVGTAFEQGLPQSCAECGACINECPVGALDWKIKQ; via the coding sequence GTGAGTAACGCTATTGAATTTATTTTGGATGGCAAGACCGTCAGCGCGGCGCCGGGACAGACGATCCTGCAGGTGGCGGCCGCCAACAACATCGCGATTCCGTCGCTGTGTTACAATGAGAAAGTGAGTAAAAACACCAGTTGTTTCGTCTGTGTGGTCAAGGATTTGAAGAGCGGCCGTTTCCTGCCGTCCTGCTCGGCCTGCCCGTCGCCGGGGCAGCAGATCGACGCGTCGAGTCCCGAAGTGAAGGATATGCGCCGGACCTGCCTCGAACTGCTGCTGAGCGAACATTCCGGCGACTGCGAAGCGCCCTGCACGATCGCCTGCCCGGCCCATGCCAGCGTCGAAGAGTACGTCCGGGCCGGCCGCAAAGGCGATTTTCTGGAGTGCCTGCGGATCGTCAAACAGCGGATTCCGTTGCCGATGAGCATCGGCCGGGTCTGTCCGCGTTTCTGCGAGAAGGATTGCCGGAAGAATATTTTCGGCAGCCCGGTGGCGATCAACGATTTCAAGCGGCTGGCCGCCGATCTGTATTATGATGATTATATGGAAGAACTGGCGCCGGAAACCGGCCGCAAAGTCGCCCTGGTCGGCGGCGGTCCGGCCGGCCTGGCGGCGGCTTATTTCCTGCGGCTGGCCGGGGTGGCGGTGACCATTTTCGATCAGATGCCGGAGATGGGCGGCATGTTGCGTTACGGCATTCCGGAATACCGGCTGCCGAAGAAAGCGGTCCTGGACCGGGAGCTGGCCCATTTTGCCAAGCTGGGCGTCAAGTTTGAGAACAACCGTAAACTCGGCGATAATTTGTCGATGGCGGAACTGGAGGCCGAATTCGACGCCGTCGGAGTGACCGTCGGCTGCTGGCAGGCCTCGTCGATGCGCTGCGAAGGCGAGGAACTGGCGCTGCAGGGAATCGATTTCCTGCGCACGATCGCCTTGAAAGGCTGGTCCGGCGCCAATCCCGGCCGGGTCATCGTCGTCGGCGGCGGCAACACGGCGATGGACTGCGTACGCACATCGGTGCGGCTCGGCAGCCCGGAAGTCCGCTGTTTCTACCGTCGGACCGAAAACGAAATGCCGGCGGAAAAAATTGAAATCCAGGAAGCGCGCGAAGAAGGGGTCAAGTTCGAGTTTTTGGTGGCTCCGGTCAAAATTCACCGGTCCGGCCACCATCTGGTGCTGACCTGCCAGCGCATGGAACTGGGCGAGCCGGATGCTTCCGGCCGCCGTCGTCCGGTGGCGGTCGCCGGCAGTGAATTCGAGGTCGAAGCGGATACGATCATTGCTGCCATCGGGCAATCGACGCTGGCGCCGGCCGACGTGATCATCGACAAGCGCGGCAATATCGCCGTCGATGAAAAATCGATGCAGGTCTCCGGCCGGATTTTTGCGACCGGCGATTGCGTGTCCGGCGCGGCGACGGTGGTCGAAGCGGTCGCCGGAGGACGGCGTTTGGCCAACGGCATCATCAGCTTGCTGACCGGCGCCGAGCTGCCGGTGGAGCGGGCGATCAACGTGTCGCGCGGCTATTGGCGGAGCATGAGCAAGGATGAGGTGTTGCTGCTGCGCAGGGATGTGGCGGATTCGGCACGCGTCAAGCAGCCGTTGATTGCGTTGAACGAGCGCAAGCAGACTTTTCTGGAAGTCGCCGGCACGATCGGCAAGGAACAGATGATGGCGGAAGGCGAACGCTGTATCGAGTGCAGTTGTACGGCCAAGGGGGATTGCAAGCTGAAGAAATTCTCCGAAGAGTATTGCGCTTCGCCGGTGGCGATCAAGGGTGAAAAATTACCGTTGAATTATGACAACCGTCATCCGGTGATCATTCAGGATCGCGGCAAATGCATCAAGTGCGGCATTTGCGTCAAAGTCTGCAAAGAGGTGATCAACCAGACCTTGCTGTCGCCGAAAAAACGTGGTTTCTTCACTGCCGTCGGCACGGCGTTTGAGCAGGGGTTGCCGCAAAGCTGTGCGGAATGCGGCGCCTGTATCAACGAGTGTCCGGTCGGGGCGCTGGACTGGAAAATCAAACAGTAA
- a CDS encoding RluA family pseudouridine synthase, translating to MTRKLLKLKIEPEDAGTRLDRCLSRLIQDSSRSYLQKLIKNGQVRCNGEVVTLPRLAVNPGMELSVELDEAPDTTPRAEEFVFQILFEDESMVVINKPPGVVVHPAVGNPTGTVVNALLGRYPELAETLATGNSRPGIVHRLDKDTSGCLIAAKTPQAQFRLANSFAERQVAKTYKAIVLGVPRRKNGRVESLIGRHPVNRQKMAIVERNGKEAITLFELERSGLYESVPVSLLNVNILTGRTHQIRVHLASLGYPVLGDALYGGNRLLHVERQLLHAWKIRIPHPVTGVMLEFEAPLPEDFTEILLQMRPLEH from the coding sequence ATGCCGGCACCCGGCTGGATCGCTGCCTGTCGCGGCTGATCCAGGACTCTTCCCGTTCCTATTTGCAGAAACTGATCAAAAACGGTCAGGTCCGCTGCAACGGCGAAGTGGTGACTCTGCCGCGCCTGGCGGTGAATCCCGGCATGGAACTGTCGGTCGAACTCGATGAAGCGCCGGATACGACGCCGCGGGCCGAGGAGTTCGTCTTTCAGATTCTGTTCGAAGACGAATCGATGGTGGTGATCAACAAGCCGCCCGGAGTCGTCGTCCATCCGGCGGTCGGCAATCCGACCGGGACGGTGGTCAATGCCTTGCTGGGCCGTTATCCGGAGTTGGCCGAGACGCTGGCGACCGGCAATTCCCGGCCCGGCATCGTTCACCGGTTGGACAAGGATACTTCCGGCTGCCTGATTGCGGCCAAGACGCCGCAGGCGCAATTCCGGCTGGCCAACAGTTTTGCCGAGCGGCAGGTGGCGAAGACTTACAAAGCGATCGTGCTCGGAGTGCCGCGCCGCAAAAACGGCCGGGTGGAGAGCCTGATCGGCCGGCATCCGGTCAACCGGCAGAAAATGGCGATCGTCGAACGCAACGGCAAAGAGGCGATCACGCTTTTCGAGTTGGAACGCTCCGGATTGTACGAGTCGGTGCCGGTCAGCCTGTTGAATGTCAATATCCTGACCGGGCGCACCCACCAGATCCGGGTGCATCTCGCTTCGCTGGGGTATCCGGTGCTGGGCGATGCGTTGTACGGCGGCAACCGGCTGCTGCATGTCGAGCGCCAATTGCTACATGCCTGGAAAATCCGCATCCCGCACCCGGTGACCGGCGTAATGCTGGAATTCGAAGCGCCGCTGCCGGAGGATTTTACCGAAATTCTGCTGCAGATGAGACCGTTGGAGCATTGA
- a CDS encoding LacI family DNA-binding transcriptional regulator, giving the protein MMNKTKPHIRMIDIAREAGVSRAVVTKVLSGAGSSIRVSAETAAMVRSIAERLDYRPNILASALGGRSSHIIGVHIDSMAPQTYFRTLAMTEYELTKRGYRIMIAVSHEDGRSVIESLQVFQQYGVEGVIFMCDDYTDRAEESQRELARHQPVICIGRPRVDIQVPYVNIDWGAGAEQAVRHLLARGKRRLGILLTQLEYALGCRLAGFRRAAAGNTEFCDCWHLSSLDGGISIPEAMERFVLPNRLDGLVMQNDIHAAFMMRELLRCGIRIPDEIAIVGHDNLEFGAGLYPSLTTISENHDQIGRKAVELLLKILKKEVVGPADYPSVAPSLIIREST; this is encoded by the coding sequence ATGATGAACAAAACAAAACCGCATATCCGAATGATCGATATCGCTCGCGAGGCCGGTGTATCGCGAGCGGTGGTGACCAAGGTGCTTTCCGGGGCGGGAAGTTCGATTCGAGTGAGTGCGGAAACGGCGGCCATGGTGCGTTCGATTGCGGAAAGGCTCGATTATCGTCCGAATATTCTGGCGAGCGCCCTGGGGGGACGGTCCAGCCATATCATCGGCGTGCATATCGACAGCATGGCGCCGCAGACTTATTTCCGCACGTTGGCGATGACGGAATATGAATTGACGAAACGGGGGTACCGGATCATGATCGCCGTGTCGCACGAGGATGGCCGCAGCGTGATTGAAAGTCTGCAGGTGTTTCAGCAATACGGGGTCGAAGGGGTCATTTTCATGTGCGACGATTATACCGACCGCGCCGAGGAGTCGCAGCGCGAGTTGGCGCGGCATCAGCCTGTGATTTGCATCGGCCGGCCCCGCGTCGACATTCAGGTGCCTTACGTGAACATCGACTGGGGGGCCGGGGCCGAGCAGGCCGTACGGCACCTGCTGGCGCGCGGCAAACGGCGTCTCGGCATTCTGCTGACGCAACTGGAATATGCGCTCGGCTGCCGGCTTGCCGGTTTCCGTCGCGCCGCCGCCGGAAATACGGAATTTTGCGACTGCTGGCATTTGAGTTCGCTGGACGGCGGAATCAGCATTCCGGAAGCGATGGAACGGTTTGTATTGCCGAACCGGCTGGACGGCCTGGTCATGCAGAACGACATTCATGCGGCTTTCATGATGCGGGAATTGCTGCGGTGCGGTATCCGGATTCCGGATGAAATTGCCATCGTCGGACATGACAACCTGGAGTTTGGCGCCGGTCTGTATCCTTCGCTGACGACGATTTCGGAAAATCATGATCAAATCGGACGCAAAGCGGTGGAATTGCTGTTGAAGATATTGAAAAAGGAAGTCGTCGGGCCGGCCGATTATCCGTCGGTGGCGCCGTCGTTGATCATAAGGGAATCGACTTGA
- a CDS encoding endonuclease/exonuclease/phosphatase family protein, translated as MKFILGMVLGALLAMADGASREAADQPAGSIRVVSCNLRGALIDDGPDSWEYRKESCLEILKEIDADIMCFQELQTPNREALEEAFPDYCFFGALDRPAGGHPMNGILYRRSAFKLLGSGGYALSDHPHLSGSIDWNHSCPRFVNYLILEEKTTGRRFRIVNTHLDHESQIAREKGAALINEESAVYDPAMPQILAGDMNCMVSNPAVRALLAASWQDSFFLATGQEEPGRTFHAFQGRECTVDSFPGKIDFILVRGALEVTGAEIVDRVGKNGRYPSDHFFVEAVVRFR; from the coding sequence ATGAAATTTATTTTAGGTATGGTATTGGGTGCTCTGCTGGCGATGGCGGACGGGGCAAGCCGAGAGGCGGCGGATCAGCCGGCCGGTTCGATTCGGGTGGTGAGCTGCAATTTGCGCGGGGCATTGATTGACGACGGCCCGGACAGTTGGGAATACCGGAAAGAGAGCTGTCTGGAGATACTGAAAGAGATCGATGCCGATATCATGTGTTTTCAGGAATTGCAGACGCCGAACCGCGAGGCGTTGGAGGAAGCTTTTCCGGATTACTGTTTTTTCGGGGCGCTGGACCGTCCCGCCGGCGGCCATCCGATGAACGGGATTTTATACCGGCGCAGCGCTTTCAAACTGCTCGGCAGCGGCGGTTATGCACTGTCGGACCATCCGCATCTGTCCGGCAGTATCGACTGGAATCACAGTTGTCCGCGCTTTGTCAACTATCTGATTCTGGAAGAGAAAACGACCGGCCGGCGGTTTCGCATCGTCAACACCCATCTGGATCATGAATCGCAAATTGCCCGGGAGAAAGGCGCCGCGCTGATCAATGAAGAGAGCGCGGTTTACGATCCGGCCATGCCGCAGATTCTCGCCGGCGACATGAACTGCATGGTTTCCAATCCGGCGGTCCGGGCGTTGCTGGCCGCCTCCTGGCAGGATTCTTTTTTCCTGGCGACCGGGCAGGAGGAGCCGGGACGCACCTTCCACGCCTTCCAGGGCCGGGAATGTACGGTTGACAGTTTTCCGGGAAAAATTGATTTTATCCTGGTCCGCGGCGCATTGGAGGTGACCGGGGCAGAGATTGTCGATCGAGTCGGCAAAAATGGCCGGTATCCCAGTGATCACTTTTTCGTTGAAGCCGTTGTGCGGTTTCGATGA
- a CDS encoding diacylglycerol/polyprenol kinase family protein: protein MTNPNPVPCPIPYRQEVYRKLIHLSSLWTVAAILLVDRWIMFGIFAALLLGNLLFEAGYARRWPFFYPVYHFFFGRMLRRTPAPGAIIVSGGPYVLAAAVLVTGLFRPPAAAGAMAVMLLADTAAALVGRRFGRIKIWNGKSLEGTVSFVLAGGLVILLGYLAGYWTLPTLFGGLAGVVAAAAAELFEKQLHIDDNFSIPLLVGLALSLC from the coding sequence ATGACCAATCCGAATCCGGTCCCCTGCCCGATCCCCTATCGCCAGGAAGTGTACCGCAAACTGATTCATTTGAGTTCGCTCTGGACGGTCGCCGCCATTCTGCTGGTGGACCGCTGGATCATGTTCGGGATTTTCGCCGCATTGCTGCTGGGCAATCTGCTCTTCGAGGCGGGCTATGCCCGCCGCTGGCCGTTTTTTTATCCGGTCTACCACTTTTTTTTCGGCCGGATGCTGCGGCGGACCCCCGCCCCGGGCGCGATTATCGTCAGCGGCGGGCCTTACGTATTGGCCGCCGCCGTGCTGGTCACCGGTCTGTTCCGGCCGCCGGCCGCCGCCGGCGCGATGGCGGTCATGCTGCTGGCCGATACCGCCGCCGCCCTGGTCGGGCGCCGGTTCGGCCGGATCAAAATCTGGAACGGCAAATCGCTGGAAGGCACCGTCAGCTTCGTTCTGGCCGGCGGTCTGGTCATCCTGCTCGGTTATCTGGCCGGTTACTGGACGCTGCCGACGCTGTTCGGCGGCCTGGCCGGTGTCGTCGCGGCGGCCGCGGCGGAATTGTTCGAGAAACAACTGCACATCGACGACAATTTCTCCATTCCGCTGCTGGTGGGGCTGGCTTTGTCGCTGTGCTGA
- the nuoE gene encoding NADH-quinone oxidoreductase subunit NuoE, with protein MGNNFDYLSKIGREPSNLIKGLQTVQAQEGYVSDEAVAAVAGYFGLPVVEVEGVLTFYAQFRRNKPGRFQIAVCDGTACHIKGSPSILEWISADLGIRDGETDAEGRFSLQTVACLGCCSLAPVMSINGRVYGKLDRKNVIKILKEYRSK; from the coding sequence ATGGGTAATAATTTCGATTATTTGTCCAAGATCGGCCGGGAACCGAGCAATCTGATCAAAGGATTGCAGACGGTACAGGCGCAGGAAGGCTATGTCTCGGACGAGGCGGTGGCCGCCGTTGCCGGTTATTTCGGACTGCCGGTCGTGGAAGTGGAGGGCGTGCTGACGTTTTATGCGCAGTTCCGCCGCAACAAACCCGGTCGTTTCCAGATCGCGGTGTGCGACGGGACGGCCTGCCATATCAAGGGGTCGCCGTCGATTCTCGAGTGGATCTCGGCCGACCTGGGCATCCGCGACGGCGAGACCGATGCCGAAGGGCGTTTTTCGCTGCAGACGGTGGCCTGCCTGGGCTGCTGCAGCCTGGCGCCGGTGATGAGCATCAACGGCCGGGTGTACGGGAAACTGGACCGCAAGAACGTCATCAAGATTTTGAAGGAGTACAGGAGCAAATGA
- a CDS encoding LD-carboxypeptidase translates to MTDPVHAILPDSIEHIAVIAPAGPPDPARLADNAAWLRAAGRRVTVMPHVQSGSAEGYLAADWQGRLEDLHACWLDESVDLVLCARGGFGSAHLLPHIDWALLRSRPLPLIGYSDITALHLAMLANRAGVPIAAPMAGQWRRALQEDGQAAYSIRFYAHALRGGEPLPLAVPESWPALQLLKPAAPLTGLPLAMNLVVGASLAGTPYWPDCAERILIIEEVNEPVYKLDRALTQLAQSGVLRRCRGVIFGDFVDCGTPEARLRLFDRFLPEIAGPVAIHYPFGHRFPMAALNLSRPIRWEEDQITLL, encoded by the coding sequence ATGACCGATCCGGTTCATGCCATTCTGCCCGATTCAATCGAACATATTGCCGTTATTGCCCCGGCCGGGCCGCCGGATCCGGCGCGGCTGGCGGACAACGCGGCGTGGCTGCGGGCGGCCGGACGCCGGGTTACGGTGATGCCGCATGTTCAATCCGGTTCGGCGGAGGGATATCTGGCGGCTGATTGGCAGGGGAGGCTGGAAGATCTGCATGCCTGCTGGCTGGACGAAAGCGTCGATCTGGTGCTCTGCGCCCGCGGCGGTTTCGGGTCGGCCCATTTGCTGCCGCACATCGACTGGGCGCTGCTGCGTTCGCGGCCGTTGCCGCTGATCGGTTACAGCGATATCACCGCGCTGCATCTGGCGATGCTCGCCAACCGGGCCGGAGTGCCGATCGCGGCGCCGATGGCCGGCCAATGGCGGCGGGCTTTGCAGGAGGACGGGCAGGCCGCTTACAGCATCCGTTTCTATGCGCATGCGTTACGGGGCGGGGAACCGTTGCCGCTGGCCGTGCCGGAGAGTTGGCCGGCGCTGCAACTGTTGAAACCGGCGGCGCCGTTGACCGGGTTGCCGCTGGCGATGAATCTGGTGGTCGGCGCTTCGCTGGCCGGGACGCCGTACTGGCCGGACTGTGCGGAACGGATTCTGATCATCGAGGAGGTCAATGAGCCGGTCTACAAGTTGGACCGGGCGTTGACCCAACTGGCGCAAAGCGGGGTGCTGCGGCGTTGCCGGGGGGTGATTTTCGGTGATTTCGTCGACTGCGGCACGCCGGAAGCGCGACTGCGGCTGTTCGACCGCTTTCTGCCGGAAATTGCCGGGCCGGTGGCAATTCACTATCCGTTCGGCCATCGTTTTCCGATGGCGGCGTTGAATTTATCGAGGCCGATTCGCTGGGAAGAGGATCAAATTACTTTGCTTTAA
- a CDS encoding NADH-ubiquinone oxidoreductase-F iron-sulfur binding region domain-containing protein, translated as MTASSNVKLIRIGTASCGMAAGAGAVLELLKQHAGGIPLEEVGCIGHCYAEPLVEVVTDQGSVMYADVKPTEEAVKNILELGEKNRFAVPAGRQSKELVRVLKLAGRIDPVRFEAYTANGGYVALKKALEMTPEAVVNAVKASGLRGRGGGGFNTGMKWSFLAAKKADEKILICNADEGDPGAFMDRSLMESVPHQVLEGMLIAAYATGATKLFIYCRAEYPLAIKHLKIAIEQIYRHKLNVVGGRALEIIIKEGAGAFVCGEETALINSLEGKRGTPRFRPPFPTDSGWMGCPTMINNVETFGNVPLIIAEGPEAYASVGTEGSKGTKLFALAGDLKYPGLVEVPMGITLAEIVFDIGGADRDSVKAVQTGGPSGGCIPVELFDTPVDYDSLRSLGAIMGSGGMIVIGRQRCMVEPARYFLDFPHRESCGKCTFCRVGTKRMFETLERITAGNGEMSDIDFLENLGNKVRRGSLCGLGQTAPNPVLAALRYFRPEFEAHVVKKQCDALECNALVDVRIDKSNCIKCKMCIKTCPVGAISDDFVVDNRKCTRCNSCIEVCPKKTISRVKKGEGICCE; from the coding sequence ATGACCGCCTCTAGCAATGTCAAATTGATTCGGATCGGCACGGCATCCTGCGGGATGGCGGCCGGCGCCGGCGCGGTATTGGAGTTGTTGAAGCAGCATGCCGGCGGGATTCCGCTGGAGGAAGTCGGCTGTATCGGCCATTGTTACGCCGAACCGCTGGTGGAAGTGGTGACCGATCAGGGCAGCGTCATGTATGCCGATGTGAAGCCGACCGAAGAGGCGGTGAAGAATATTTTGGAGCTGGGCGAAAAGAATCGTTTCGCCGTTCCCGCCGGGCGTCAAAGCAAGGAATTGGTCCGGGTTTTGAAACTGGCCGGCCGGATCGATCCGGTGCGGTTCGAGGCTTATACGGCCAACGGCGGTTATGTCGCGCTCAAAAAAGCGTTGGAAATGACGCCGGAAGCGGTGGTCAATGCGGTGAAGGCTTCCGGTTTGCGCGGCCGCGGCGGCGGCGGCTTCAATACCGGGATGAAATGGTCGTTTTTGGCCGCCAAAAAAGCGGACGAGAAAATTTTGATCTGCAACGCCGACGAAGGCGATCCCGGCGCTTTCATGGACCGTTCGCTGATGGAAAGCGTGCCGCATCAGGTGCTCGAAGGCATGCTGATTGCCGCTTATGCGACCGGCGCGACCAAGCTTTTCATCTATTGCCGGGCCGAATATCCGCTGGCGATCAAGCATTTGAAAATTGCAATCGAACAGATTTACCGGCATAAACTCAACGTGGTCGGCGGCCGGGCGCTGGAAATCATCATCAAGGAAGGCGCCGGCGCTTTTGTCTGCGGCGAAGAGACCGCGTTGATCAACTCGCTGGAAGGCAAACGCGGCACGCCGCGTTTCCGTCCGCCGTTCCCGACCGACAGCGGCTGGATGGGCTGTCCGACGATGATCAACAACGTCGAAACGTTCGGCAACGTGCCGCTGATCATCGCCGAAGGACCGGAAGCCTATGCCTCGGTCGGCACCGAAGGCAGCAAGGGGACCAAGTTGTTCGCCCTGGCCGGCGACCTGAAATATCCGGGGCTGGTGGAGGTGCCGATGGGCATCACGCTGGCGGAAATCGTTTTCGACATCGGCGGCGCCGACCGCGACAGTGTCAAAGCGGTGCAGACCGGCGGTCCGTCCGGCGGTTGTATTCCGGTCGAATTGTTCGACACGCCGGTCGATTACGACTCGCTGCGGTCGCTCGGCGCGATCATGGGGTCCGGCGGCATGATCGTCATCGGCCGGCAACGCTGTATGGTGGAACCCGCCCGCTATTTCCTGGATTTCCCCCATCGCGAATCGTGCGGCAAGTGCACATTCTGCCGGGTCGGAACCAAACGGATGTTCGAAACGCTGGAGCGTATCACCGCCGGCAACGGCGAAATGTCCGACATCGATTTCCTGGAGAATCTCGGCAATAAGGTTCGGCGCGGTTCGTTGTGCGGACTCGGCCAGACGGCGCCGAATCCGGTGCTGGCGGCGCTCCGCTACTTCCGGCCGGAATTTGAAGCGCATGTCGTCAAGAAACAGTGCGATGCGCTGGAATGCAACGCACTGGTGGATGTCAGGATCGACAAGAGCAACTGCATCAAATGCAAGATGTGCATCAAGACCTGCCCGGTCGGCGCGATCAGCGACGATTTCGTCGTGGACAACCGTAAATGCACGCGCTGCAACAGTTGTATTGAAGTTTGTCCGAAGAAGACCATCAGTCGGGTCAAAAAAGGTGAGGGTATCTGCTGTGAGTAA
- a CDS encoding DUF1559 domain-containing protein, translated as MKKFTLIELLVVIAIIAILASMLLPALGKAKAAAQSIKCVNNLKQIGLAAAMYSDNYDDYSLCAHYDPMLYVSSGLVTSGSWVNLLYEHENLKLLDMFRCPVEGNNADVWFPKWTHYGVAWKQFGFNNTRDGNPHPVKMTSLKRPSSVVYITERWFNEAGSAPASGVNFEKIYPTNSDGASYAVNLRHNKKANVLFGDGHVQGMGFAELNDIDNWKDDPDANW; from the coding sequence ATGAAAAAATTCACATTAATTGAATTGCTGGTAGTTATTGCTATTATTGCAATATTGGCCAGCATGCTGCTGCCGGCCCTGGGAAAGGCCAAAGCGGCAGCCCAGTCGATCAAATGCGTCAACAATCTGAAGCAGATCGGTTTGGCGGCGGCGATGTATTCGGATAACTACGATGACTATTCGCTGTGCGCTCACTATGATCCGATGCTGTATGTCAGCAGCGGTCTGGTGACCAGCGGCAGTTGGGTGAATCTGCTCTATGAACATGAGAATTTGAAGTTGCTGGATATGTTCCGTTGTCCGGTCGAAGGCAACAACGCCGACGTCTGGTTCCCGAAGTGGACGCATTACGGCGTGGCCTGGAAGCAATTCGGCTTCAACAACACCAGAGACGGCAATCCGCATCCGGTTAAAATGACGTCGCTGAAACGTCCGTCGTCGGTGGTGTACATCACTGAACGGTGGTTCAATGAAGCCGGCTCGGCGCCGGCATCCGGGGTGAATTTCGAGAAAATTTATCCGACCAATTCCGACGGCGCGAGTTACGCGGTCAATTTGCGGCACAATAAGAAGGCCAACGTCCTGTTCGGCGACGGTCATGTGCAGGGGATGGGGTTCGCTGAACTCAACGATATTGACAACTGGAAGGATGATCCGGATGCGAACTGGTAA